From the Lysobacter soyae genome, the window CACTGTATTACGAACACCTGTGGCGATAAATGCGGAATATAATGAAACACTGTTGCATTTAGCGAGACAATCGATGCTCGATCCCCAGCAACTCAGCAGCTTTCTTGCGGTGGTTCGCGCCGGGAGTTTTGTCGGTGCCGCCGAGGCTTCGGGTCTGTCGAAGGCAGCGGTGTCACGACATGTCGCCGATCTCGAAGGGCGGCTAGGCGTACGTCTCTTGCATCGAACCACCCGGCGACTCTCCCTCACCCAAGAAGGACAGCGTTTCCATGCGCGCGCGCTCGAATTGGTGGAAGCGCTTGACGACCTTGAGTCAGAAACCAGTGCCAGCGGTGGCGAGCCCACGGGCGTGTTGCGCGTGAATGTGCCGGTCACTTTCGGGAACTTGCACCTTGCGCCCTTGTGGTCGCAATTCATTGAACGGCATCCCAAAGTGTCGCTGGATGTGACTTTGAATGATCGCGTGGTGGATCTTTTCGAGGAAGGCTACGATCTTGCCGTGCGAATCACCACCCTGGCCGACTCGCAGTTGGTCAGCCGGCGACTTGCCACTACCCGTGTGGTCTTGTGCGCCGCGCCACAGTATCTGAAGCAACACGGCACACCGACGCATCCACGAGAACTTTCGCGGCATCAGGTGCTGTCTTATCGCTATTGGGGTGGCGGTGATCTCTGGCGCTTCAAAGGGCCCGAGGGCGATGTGGAGGTGCGTGTACATCCACGCTTGCATAGCAACAGTGGCGACACCTGTCGCGCGGGCGCGCTCGCCGCCCACGGCATCATTCTGCAACCGGACTTTTTGGTCGGTGCCGACTTGGCCACCGGACGCTTGGTGGAATTGATGCCGGAGTATCGCTCGATCGAACTCGGTATCCATGCGGTGTATCCCACTCGCAAACATCTGCCGATGAAAACGCGCAGTCTGCTCGACTTCCTGGTGGCATCGTTCGAGAAGCGACCTTGGTAAAGTGACAACGCGTATGCAAGGAGAGCACGCCATTTGAAACGCATTGCCAAACGCACTTACGTGCTTGTCTTGCTCTGTATCGTCTTCCTCGGATTGGTGGCGTGGACGGCTTGGCGCGTCTACACCGCTACATATGTGTTCAAAGGACTGCATGGTCCGGTAGCTGCAACGGTGATGCCGCATATCGATGCGGCGCAAGTGGACACTTTCGATCAGGGTTCCGAACAGCGCATCGCAGTGTTGATCACCGATCCGGACTCGGATTGGCTGGGCTGGGTGCGCGCCTTCAAAGCGCATGGCATCCCGGCGCGATTCACGCTTGATCCGGCGGTGGCCTTTCGCCATCACGTGGTGCTGGTCTATCCCATCGTGTCAGGCAAGGCGATGTCGGCGAATGCCTTGCGCGGCTTGGCAAACCACATACATAGCGGGAACGTGGTGCTGGCGTTTGAACTCGCAGGAGGCGGCTTGAACGACGTGTTCGGCGTTTCGGGCTATCGTCCCGCCAAGTCGCGCGAGGAAATCCGCTGGATGCAGCCTCGCGGTATTCCGCGCGAAGATGTCGTTCGCGTCAATCGTGAAGAAAAGCTTTGGACGCTGGGTTATTCCGCAACGTCGGCCACGGTGCTCGCGCGTTTCGACGATGACACGGCAGCTCTCACCTGCAATCAACAAGTGGGCATGGCTTGTTTGATGGGTCTGGATGCCGGACGTCTGATCCAAATGGGCATGGACGGTCGCGCCGAACCGATCAATCGCCAATACGTGAACGGCTACGAGCCCGGCATGGATGTGTTGGTGCGCTGGATCCGCGACCTTTACCTCGCGCAAGAACCGATGCCCTGGCGCGTTTCGACGGTGCCGGAAGACAAGGCTCTGGCGATGTTGCCGACGCACGATGTGGACTATGGTCCCTCGGTGCGCAATTCCTTGGCCTTCGCGAACGTGCTGAAGGATCGCGATGTGTCTGGCACTTTCTTTTTCCAGACCAAGTACCGCCGCGATTACAACGACGAAGTGTTTTTCGACCCCGATGCCGTCAAGGTGATGCACAACCTGGTCGGCATGAAGATGGAGCTCGGCAGTCACACGGTCGCGCACTCGCGTCAGTTCGAACACATGCCGCTGGGAACCGGGCACGAACAATATCCCGACTACCGTCCGTTTGTGAAAGCGCGCGGCACGGTCACCGATGGCACGGTGCTCGGCGAGTTGCGAATCTCGAAGTATCTGATTGAATCCCTGTCGTCTGCACAGGTGGTGTCGTTCCGTCCGGGGTATTTGTCGTATCCCTTTGTATTGCCGGAGGCGCTCGCGGCCACCGGCTACCGCTACTCCTCTTCACTGACCGCCAATCGCACCCTCACGCATTTGCCCTATCAAATGACGGTGGGTCGTGCCGGCCGCGCTTTGG encodes:
- a CDS encoding LysR family transcriptional regulator — encoded protein: MLDPQQLSSFLAVVRAGSFVGAAEASGLSKAAVSRHVADLEGRLGVRLLHRTTRRLSLTQEGQRFHARALELVEALDDLESETSASGGEPTGVLRVNVPVTFGNLHLAPLWSQFIERHPKVSLDVTLNDRVVDLFEEGYDLAVRITTLADSQLVSRRLATTRVVLCAAPQYLKQHGTPTHPRELSRHQVLSYRYWGGGDLWRFKGPEGDVEVRVHPRLHSNSGDTCRAGALAAHGIILQPDFLVGADLATGRLVELMPEYRSIELGIHAVYPTRKHLPMKTRSLLDFLVASFEKRPW
- a CDS encoding polysaccharide deacetylase family protein — translated: MKRIAKRTYVLVLLCIVFLGLVAWTAWRVYTATYVFKGLHGPVAATVMPHIDAAQVDTFDQGSEQRIAVLITDPDSDWLGWVRAFKAHGIPARFTLDPAVAFRHHVVLVYPIVSGKAMSANALRGLANHIHSGNVVLAFELAGGGLNDVFGVSGYRPAKSREEIRWMQPRGIPREDVVRVNREEKLWTLGYSATSATVLARFDDDTAALTCNQQVGMACLMGLDAGRLIQMGMDGRAEPINRQYVNGYEPGMDVLVRWIRDLYLAQEPMPWRVSTVPEDKALAMLPTHDVDYGPSVRNSLAFANVLKDRDVSGTFFFQTKYRRDYNDEVFFDPDAVKVMHNLVGMKMELGSHTVAHSRQFEHMPLGTGHEQYPDYRPFVKARGTVTDGTVLGELRISKYLIESLSSAQVVSFRPGYLSYPFVLPEALAATGYRYSSSLTANRTLTHLPYQMTVGRAGRALAPVFEFPVTIEDEAQPPLGERFDQAQEVMHDIARNQGLAVLLNHPDITGHKLEFERRWIDAWRDRAWIGNLESFGQWWVARDQVDINVVRVGKGWVLEAHSPLAIRGLVVHLPKAPRKKVRLDLAAGETVRIAL